The segment AAAGGGATCCCCTGGTCGAGTACCAGCGTGAAGGATTCACGATGTTCCAGAGCATGATGGAGGCCATCCGCGAGGAGAGCGTTGGCTTCCTCTACAACCTGGACGTGGAAGTAACGCCTGCCGAAGACGTTGTCGTTGTGGACGGCAGCGCTGAAGGCGGCCATGTGGAACATCACGATCCACAGATCCACGCCGCCGGCCTCGAAGCCCCGGAGAAACCTGTTCAGCTGCAGTACACAGCGCCTGGCGAAGACGGTGCGAGCCAGACTCGGGTTGAGAGACGTGGCTCGGGGCGTTCAGGCAACCCCGCCAAAGCGGCCGACGATGACAAGCAGCGCGGATCCAACAAGAAGAAGCGTCGCTAACACTCTGATTGCCTTGCGTACGTAGCCGTTTGACCAGGCACCGCACAGGCTGAGGACCAAGAACGGAGGAGGGCCAGAACATTTATTCTGGTCCTCCTCCGTTCTTGGTCCCCGTTCTTCGTGGACATCCGCATCAGCCAATTTCGAGGGCCGTGACCTTCCACGCGCTATTGCTTCCTTCAAGCCTCATAGCTACGGCGCGGGAGCGGTGCTCTTCCCAGACAACAATGCTGGCTTCGTAAACTCCCTCCCGCACGGCGCAGAGGTGCACGGAGCGGACCATCGGACTGCGATGAATCCGTGACCGTCCGGCATGGGCACGCGTCAGCGCGGCCCGGTGCTGCAATGCGCTGAGGCATCGCGGGTCCAAGGACCGGGAGAGTTGCTGCACGGGCCGGGTGCCCGCAAGGACTTCGACGGCGGCTTGGGCAATACTGCGGGCCAGCGTGCGTATTTTCTGGTCAAGGTCGGCAACGTGGACTGCTTGGGATACAGGAGACGGCACGGTTGGGACTGCATTGGGCCGGGCAGGAACAGCTGATGTCGGGCTCATGGACTTCCTCGTGACGAATCGGTGGTTCCGTGGCTGATGGTGTTGGTTCTGTTGGTTCTGTTGGTTCAGCCAAGGGGTGGCGGTTGCAGGATCTGGCCCGGAATGAGGACTCCCGGGTTGTCGCCGATGACCTGTCGGTTTGCGGCGTACCACTTTGGCCATTGGAGGGCAATGTCGACATCGCTGGCCGCGGGGCCGAGCTGCTGCGCTGCAATTGACCACAGAGAATCTCCCCGGCTCACCACCACGGTGCCCTGGCTTGGCGAGGCAGGCGGTTCCATGGCCCGCTGGGGCCTGGATCCCAGGAACCCAAGATCGGTAGCAGGTGCGCGGGGTCGCCAATTCGGTTCGATGTCCGATGGGCCGGGCTCAAGGGATGGCAGCCCGGGCGGGTAAGCAGAAGGACCCGTACTGGGTGCCCATTGGGCAGCGGCGCTGCTGGCCGGTGTTGATCCGTCCGCCGGGCTCCAGACGGGTTCAACAGCAGCCTGGGCGGCATTCGCCAACGGAATTCCGACGAGGTTCAGGCCAAGGATTGCCACGGCCAGCCGGCGCATGAAGGGTGGGCTGAGTCTTGCGGTGGCGGTGGCGCTGCGGTCGTTGCCCGATTGCCGGAGGACCGCTGTGGCTATGGCGAGCAAAAAGGCGGCGATCCACCAGCCAACGATCGCCAGTCCGGCGGCTGTGGCAACGAATCCGAGGAGATCCTCGAACATGGGTTCTTGGCGCCGTTCCGCTGCGGAGTGCCATTGGTCAATCAAGATCAGCCCGGTGCCAGCGAGCAAAAGACCCAGAATCAGGATGGTCGCTGCCATGGCCGCGTCGTTTCGAACGGGCGTGCCGATCTGTTCCATGGGTTCCCCTTACCCGTTTGATGTCATTTGATGCAGTTTGATAAGTCTTGATTCATTTTGATCATAAAAAGTGTCGCTTGTCTAGAATGAGGGTGTTGGTCGAGAAGAATTGACCATCGAGTGGTGCCAGCTTACGCTGACGCAATGCGCTGGGATGCTCTGTTTGAAGACATGGAGGCGCAATTGGCCTCCGAACGATTGCTGGGGCTTGAATCCGAAATTTCAGAACGGGCCCGGGTGGAGATCGCCGGGATCGCAACCTCGGACAGGCTGCGTGGAGCACTCGGCCAGAAGATTGATGTGAAGCTTCGCTCCGGGTCGGTGGTGTCCGGGGCGCTGAGCCATGTCGGGAGCGAATGGGTGGTCCTGGACGAAGGTCGACACCAGTGGCTGGTGCCCACAGCGGCAGCATTGACTTATCAGGGGCTGAGTCGGCAGGCGCGCGCAGACCAGTCAAAGAGGCCGCAACGGCCAGGCTTGGCCAGTGCACTCCGGACGTTGGCGCGCGATAGGGCCGAACTTGCGGTCCATTTGCTGGGGTTGGTGCCAGAGGGCACAATGATGGGCGGCGTTATTGACCGCGTGGGCAGGGACCACTTTGATCTCGCAGTCATGCTGCCTGGCGAAGTCCGCCGGTCCGGCAACGTCGTTTCCGTGGCGACGGTTCCGTTCCAGTCCCTCGCTGCATTGCGGTCATTGCGGTGACAAAACCTGTGTCTTTGCTGCATGGATGGTGATCAGGTGGACTTGGATTTGGCCCCTTGGATCATCCTGTTGGCCTCGGCATAGCGTTCTTCGATGTACTGCTCCAGCATTTTTTCTTCCACGCGCCACTGGCCCCGGCCGCCCACTTGGATGGCCTTGAGTTCCCCGCTTCGCACCAAGGCGTACGCCTGCGGCGAGTTGATCTGAAGCTGTTCGGCGACATCAGCCAAGGTGAGGAATCGGGGCATTCCTCCATTTTGCCACTGTTCAGCGCTCTTGTTGAGGTTATCCACAGTTTGGCGTGATTTGTCTAACTTCACTTTCGGAAGCTCCATCGATTCAGTGAGAATGAGGGCGGCTGAATCACCGCCGTCGGACTATGCAATGGGGAGCAAAATGAGTGTGGCTACCGCGGCCGCTGCAGCGCGGCTCAAGAAACCATCATGGAAGGACCCGCGTCTCTTGGTGGGGATTCTCCTGGTCTTGGCGTCGTTGGCCGGGGTCATCGCCCTCGTAGGATCCGCCGACCACACCGTCCAGGTCTATGCGGCACGCGAATCGATTGCCGTAGGCCAGCAAGTCAACAAAGACGATCTCGCCATCGTCAAGGTGCGGCTTGACGACGTCGAGCCCAGCTATGTAACCGTGGAGGACGGTCTGCCTGAAGGAAGGGTTGCAGTCCAAAGAATTGCCAAGAACCAGCTGGTTCCGCAGGAAAGCCTCGGAGCCGCCGATGCCTTGAACCGCAAACCGGTAGCGATCTCGATACAGGAATCGCTGCCTTCCCAAGTCGTGGCAGGATCCCGGGTTGACGTTTGGGTGGCAAATCCCGACGCGCGCAACGGTTTCGACGCTCCACACCTGCTGCTGCCCGGTGCGGAAATCGCCCAGGTCACCGAGGGTGCTTCCACACTCGGAGCTTCGAAGGAGAAGGTAGTGCTGGTCCTAGTGACCGATGATCAGATGCCGAAACTTCTTGGTGCCCAGGCAAACAAAGCGAAGATCGCGGTGGTCTGGAACCCGGGCGGTGCCGGCAAGTGAGTATTCCCGTAGTCACGGTCGGGCAATCCGAGGAAGACTTGGTCGGGGGACTCGAACGGCTCCACGGGCCGGTGACCATTGTGCGCCGGTGCGGCGAACTCGCCGAACTCCTGGCCGCCTGCCAGGGCGGCCTCGCTCGGGCGGCGGTCATAGCCGAAGGGGCTGAGGAGCTGACTGCATCGCTTGTCCATCGGCTGGCGGCAGTCGGAGTCTCCATTATTGCCTTGAGCGACGATTCTGCGGAATCAGCCCGGTTGGACAGTATCGGTGTCGTGACAGCATCTCTGGATGTTGATTCGGCAACGCTGGCCTCGCAGATCTCGGATGCCGTGCTCCAGCTGCCCGGGCAGGGAAGGCGGCGCGCCGAGCAACGGGACTCGGCGTTTGGGGACACCGCCGCAGACCTCCGTCCCCCCGATGTCGTGGAAGAAGCGGAGCGGGTTCCGGCGGGGACCGGCCGGATCGTTGCGGTCTGGGGGCCCATAGGAGCGCCGGGCCGCACACTTGTGGCTGTCAATATCGCCGCAGAGCTGGCGGCCGAAGGCAAGTCCGTAATCCTCGTCGATGCGGACAGCTATGGGGCCAGCGTCGGCGCTTCGCTGGGTCTGCTGGACGAATCCTCCGGACTAGCGCAGTCTTGCCGATTGGCAGACCAAGGGATGCTGGAAACTGAGTCCCTCAAGCGGATCGCCGCGCCTGTCTTCACCAAGGCCGGCAGTTTCCGCGTTCTTAGCGGAATAACGCGTGCGGACCGGTGGACTGAGCTCCGGGCCACCGCTCTCTCCTTGGTACTCGAATACGCCAAGGAAATCGCTGAGGTCGTTGTGGTCGATGCAGGGTTCTGCCTTGAAGCCGACGAGGAACTCAGCTTCGACAGCATGGCTCCCCGACGCAACGCCGCCACCCTCCGCAGCATCGAATTGGCGGACACGGTTTACGCAGTGGGCGCAGCAGATGCCATCGGGGTTCCGCGGCTCGTTCGTGGCCTCGCAGAGCTTGAACGGTCCGTTCCGCAGGCGGCTCCCCAAGTGGTCCTGAACAAGGTCCGGGCAGCATCCGCAGGGCGGTCACCCGAACGGGAGCTTCGCGAAGCATGGGAGCGGTACGGGCCCGGGCACGGTATCGAGGTGTTCCTTCCTGCAGACACAGAAGCCTGTGACGCTGCCTTGCTGGCCGGCGGTGTGCTCTTCGAAGTGGCGCCCGAATCCGCCCTGAGGCACGCGATAGCGAAAATGGTCTGTGCACCCGTCCATCAAAATCGCAAATCCTCTGTCATCTATTCCAGAGCACGGCGACGTCTAAAGCGTTAGGCTCGCCATGTGGGCTGCAAGGACGCAGCAATCAAGATGTGATGGAGGCGTTTGTCGATGTCGTCAGGATCCAGCGTGGAGGATCGTTCCAAACCTGCAGTAGTCCGTGAAGGGTTCTTCGGAGACTACTACGAGCATCTCGCAGAGGAGGACGCCCGCAGATACGCTGGCGAGCAGCTGACCTTAAGAGCCGAGACGCACCGGGAGGTAGGAAAGAGCCGCAAACCGGGTACCGCGAACGTCGAGATGACCAACGAAGCGGATCGCAGCATTCTGTTCATCGTGACGGATGACATGCCGTTCCTCGTGGACTCGGTGAACGCCGAACTCGTACGCCAGCATTGCGCCATCCGGCTCGTGATGCACCCGCTCTTCGTGGTTTCGCGTGATCGCCTGACGGGCGATCTCTCCGCCATCGCCCGGGTGCCTTCCAACATCGGCATCTCAAGCGGCGACACCGCGGCAATGCCTAATGTCGCCCATCTGATCGCGCAGGGTGACAACGTTTCGCACATGGAGTCGTGGATCGCCGTCGAGGTTGACAGGGTGGCTGACGACTTCCAGAAGGAACTGGTGGAGGGAATCCACCGCGTCCTGAAGGACGTCCGTGCTGCCGTGGAAGACTGGCCCAGGATGCGCACCAAGGCCCTTGAGCTGGCATCCTCCTTGGACAAAGTGGCCCATCCCGACGACATCGCTGAGCTCAGGCAAGCACAGGACCTCCTGCACTGGTTGGACAACGGCAACTTCACGTTCCTGGGTTACCGGGAATACGACCTCATCACCGAGAGCGGTGAAGACGTCCTTGAGCTGCGCGAAGAGAGCGGCTTGGGACTCTTGAGGGCCGGTGACCATCCGCACCAAATCCAACACCTCACCGACGCTGGACGCAGGAAGGCGCGCGAGAAGCGTGCCTTGGTTATCACCAAGGCCAACTCGCGGTCCACCGTGCACCGCCCCGCGTACTTGGATTACATAGGCGTCAAGAGCTTTGATGTTGCGGGCAACGTCAACGGCGAGCGCCGCTTCATTGGCCTCTTCGCCACTAGCGCGTACACCGGTTCAGTAAGGAACATTCCTATCGTCCGGGAAAAGGTCGACGCCGTGCTTCGCTCGGCCGGTTTCCCGCAGGACTCCCATTCCGGCAAAGACCTCGTTGGTATTCTCGAGACGTACCCCCGCGATGAACTCTTCCAGATCGAAACCGACGATCTGGCAGCAACAGCTTTGGGTATCCAACGGCTTCAGGAGAGACGGCGTACGAAGCTCTTCCTGCGTCCGGACATATACGGACGGTTCATGTCCGCCCTCGTCTACCTGCCCCGTGACCGCTACACCACCAATGTGCGGCAGCGTATTGAGCAGGAACTGCGGGAGACCTTCGAAGCCGAGAGCATCGACTACGAAGCACGGATCACGGAGTCGGCGCTCGCAAGGGTCTTCTTCCGAATCCGGCTGCCACGCGAGGCAGAACTGCGCGACGTCGACGCCGGTGAGCTGGAAAAGCGGCTCGTCCGGGCTTCGCGTTCTTGGGCGGAAGGAATTGCGGAGGTGCTTCGCGAGAACACCAGCGGCTTGGACGCCGAGCAACTGTCCCCCCTCTGGGCGGATGCATTCCCCGCTGGCTACCGCGTGGACTACGAAGTCGAGGACGCGCTTCAGGACATCGAGCGCTTCGAGAAGTACGGTGCCTCCGCCGATCGCGATGCCGTCGCGGTCCAGGCAACTCCCGGAGTGCACGTCTACTTGCCCAGCGGCGCCGGTGAACTCCTTGAAGAGGATGCGCGTGTCAAGCTCTACCTTTTGGAGCCCAAGAGCCTGAGCCAGATCCTGCCCTACTTCCACAATCTCGGCCTTGAGGTTCTGGACGAACGACCTTTCGAAATCGAGACGGCCGACCACCGGGACTTCTTCCTCTACGACCTTGGCCTGAAATACCCCGCCGGCGTCGACCCCGTGGCCACCGGCCAGCTTTTGGCAGACTCCTTCAGCGCTGCAGTGACAGGTTCGGTGGAATCCGACAGTTTCGATCGGCTGGTGCTCCGCGAGGGAATCCATTGGCGGCAAGTCGTCATGCTTCGTGCCTATGCGAAGTACATGCGCCAGATGGGGAACACCAACTCCTTCGAGTTCATTGCGGATACCCTTCTTGCCAACCCTGAGGTTGCCCGCGGGCTGATTGATCTCTTCGGGGCCCGCTTTGACCCTGCTTCCGCTGCTGGCACGCGGCCGGCCCGCCAGGAGAGCGCCCGAGCCACACTGGCCGAAGCGATTGACCAGGTGGCCACGCTCGATGCCGACCGGGTCCTGCGGACGTTCGTCAACCTCATCGAGTCCACGCTGCGCACGAACTACTTCCAAGACAAGTCGTATGTCAGCTTCAAGTTGGATCCGACCAAGATCGACGGCTTGCCGTTCCCGAGACCAAAGTTCGAAATCTGGGTCTACTCGCCCCGCGTTGAAGGCGTGCATTTGCGCTTCGGCAAGGTGGCCCGCGGCGGCCTGAGGTGGTCGGACCGTCGTGAAGACTTCCGGACCGAGATCCTTGGCCTGGTCAAGGCACAAACGGTCAAGAACGCGGTGATTGTGCCCACCGGCGCCAAGGGCGGGTTCTTCGCGAAGCAACTCCCGGATCCGGCAGTTGATCGCGCAGCCTGGATGGCGGAAGGCATTGAGAGCTACAAGACCTTCATCCGCGGCCTGCTCGACCTCACCGACAACCTCGTGACCTCAGCAGACGGCGAGAAGATCGTGCCGCCGTCGGACGTTGTCCGCCAGGACGACGACGATTCCTACTTGGTGGTGGCTGCAGACAAGGGCACGGCGACGTTCTCGGACACTGCCAACGGCCTCGCTGCCGAGTACGGATTCTGGTTGGGGGACGCGTTCGCGTCGGGTGGTTCCGTTGGCTACGACCACAAGGCCATGGGCATCACGGCCCGCGGCGCCTGGGAATCGGTCAGGCGCCACTTCAGCGAGCTGGACCTGGACACCCAGACCGAGGAATTTACCGTGGTTGGCGTCGGCGACATGTCCGGCGACGTGTTCGGTAACGGCATGCTGCTGTCCAAGCACATCCGTCTGCTGGCCGCCTTCGACCACCGCCACATCTTCCTGGATCCCACCCCGGATGCGGCTTCTTCCTTCGATGAGAGGCAGCGTCTCTTCGACCTGCCCCGCTCCTCCTGGGATGATTACGACCGGTCGCTCATCAGTGCAGGGGGCGGGGTCTTCCCGCGCCAGGTAAAGGTCATCCCGATCTCGCCACAGGTCCGCAGCGCCCTCGGCCTGCCGGATGGAACGGTTCAGCTGAGCCCGCCCGAACTTCTGCGGGCTGTCCTCCTCGCTCCGGCCGATCTCCTGTACAACGGCGGGATCGGAACGTACATCAAGGCCAGCACCGAGTCCCACACCGAGGTGGGGGACAAGGCAAACGACGGTATCCGTGTGAACGGTCGCGAGCTGCGCGTTAAGGTTGTCGGCGAAGGCGGCAACCTGGGAATGACCCAGCGCGGACGTATCGAGGCCGCACTGCAAGGAGTCATCCTCAACACTGACGCAATCGACAATTCTGCCGGCGTAGACTGCTCCGACCATGAGGTCAACATCAAGATCTTCGTCGACCGTATGGTCGCCGCCGGGAAACTTGATGCTTCCGAGCGCACATCATTCCTCGCCGACATGACCGACGAGGTCGGGCGCCTCGTGCTCGAAGACAACATCGATCAGAACATCCTGCTGCTCAACGACCGCGCACGTGTCGCCGAATGGAGCCCGAGCTACGAACGCCTGATGGACTGGCTCGAGAAGTCGGCCGACCTCAAGCGGGACCTTGAAGCCTTGCCGACCACGGACACGCTTCGTGAGCGGCTGGAACAGGGCCAAGGCCTGACGTCTCCGGAGCTGTCGGTCCTTGCCGCCTACGCCAAGATCGAGTTGGGCTCGGCTTTGCGCGACAGCGACCTGGCTGACGATCCCTGGTTCCGCAAGACAATTCGCTCCTACTTCCCGAAGCAGCTCCGCGAACGGTTCGACGCCGAGCTGGACACCCATCCCCTCCGTCGCGAGATCATCGCAACCGTGGTTGCCAACGACATGATCAACCTGGGTGGCATTACCTTCGCGTTCCGCACCATGGAGGAAACCTCGGCCACCGAGGTTGCCGTAGCGAAGGCGTTCGTCGCCCTGCGGGAGATTTACGAACTCGACTCGATGGTGCAGGAGCTCAATGCCCTGCCGGCCTCGTTCCCGACGGAACACTGGAGCACCGTGCACCTCGACATCCGGAGACTGCTGGATCGTGCCGTTCGCTGGTTGCTGAGTCAGGGTAACGCCTCGAAGCCCATCTCGGAGATCGTCGCGGAATTCAAGCCGATGATGGATCCGATGCGGGCCCGGGTGCTCGACTACCTGCGCGGCGGCGACAAGGAACGGGTGACTGCTTGGCTCGAGAAA is part of the Arthrobacter methylotrophus genome and harbors:
- a CDS encoding chromosome partitioning protein produces the protein MSIPVVTVGQSEEDLVGGLERLHGPVTIVRRCGELAELLAACQGGLARAAVIAEGAEELTASLVHRLAAVGVSIIALSDDSAESARLDSIGVVTASLDVDSATLASQISDAVLQLPGQGRRRAEQRDSAFGDTAADLRPPDVVEEAERVPAGTGRIVAVWGPIGAPGRTLVAVNIAAELAAEGKSVILVDADSYGASVGASLGLLDESSGLAQSCRLADQGMLETESLKRIAAPVFTKAGSFRVLSGITRADRWTELRATALSLVLEYAKEIAEVVVVDAGFCLEADEELSFDSMAPRRNAATLRSIELADTVYAVGAADAIGVPRLVRGLAELERSVPQAAPQVVLNKVRAASAGRSPERELREAWERYGPGHGIEVFLPADTEACDAALLAGGVLFEVAPESALRHAIAKMVCAPVHQNRKSSVIYSRARRRLKR
- a CDS encoding helix-turn-helix domain-containing protein is translated as MPRFLTLADVAEQLQINSPQAYALVRSGELKAIQVGGRGQWRVEEKMLEQYIEERYAEANRMIQGAKSKST
- a CDS encoding NAD-glutamate dehydrogenase, with the translated sequence MSSGSSVEDRSKPAVVREGFFGDYYEHLAEEDARRYAGEQLTLRAETHREVGKSRKPGTANVEMTNEADRSILFIVTDDMPFLVDSVNAELVRQHCAIRLVMHPLFVVSRDRLTGDLSAIARVPSNIGISSGDTAAMPNVAHLIAQGDNVSHMESWIAVEVDRVADDFQKELVEGIHRVLKDVRAAVEDWPRMRTKALELASSLDKVAHPDDIAELRQAQDLLHWLDNGNFTFLGYREYDLITESGEDVLELREESGLGLLRAGDHPHQIQHLTDAGRRKAREKRALVITKANSRSTVHRPAYLDYIGVKSFDVAGNVNGERRFIGLFATSAYTGSVRNIPIVREKVDAVLRSAGFPQDSHSGKDLVGILETYPRDELFQIETDDLAATALGIQRLQERRRTKLFLRPDIYGRFMSALVYLPRDRYTTNVRQRIEQELRETFEAESIDYEARITESALARVFFRIRLPREAELRDVDAGELEKRLVRASRSWAEGIAEVLRENTSGLDAEQLSPLWADAFPAGYRVDYEVEDALQDIERFEKYGASADRDAVAVQATPGVHVYLPSGAGELLEEDARVKLYLLEPKSLSQILPYFHNLGLEVLDERPFEIETADHRDFFLYDLGLKYPAGVDPVATGQLLADSFSAAVTGSVESDSFDRLVLREGIHWRQVVMLRAYAKYMRQMGNTNSFEFIADTLLANPEVARGLIDLFGARFDPASAAGTRPARQESARATLAEAIDQVATLDADRVLRTFVNLIESTLRTNYFQDKSYVSFKLDPTKIDGLPFPRPKFEIWVYSPRVEGVHLRFGKVARGGLRWSDRREDFRTEILGLVKAQTVKNAVIVPTGAKGGFFAKQLPDPAVDRAAWMAEGIESYKTFIRGLLDLTDNLVTSADGEKIVPPSDVVRQDDDDSYLVVAADKGTATFSDTANGLAAEYGFWLGDAFASGGSVGYDHKAMGITARGAWESVRRHFSELDLDTQTEEFTVVGVGDMSGDVFGNGMLLSKHIRLLAAFDHRHIFLDPTPDAASSFDERQRLFDLPRSSWDDYDRSLISAGGGVFPRQVKVIPISPQVRSALGLPDGTVQLSPPELLRAVLLAPADLLYNGGIGTYIKASTESHTEVGDKANDGIRVNGRELRVKVVGEGGNLGMTQRGRIEAALQGVILNTDAIDNSAGVDCSDHEVNIKIFVDRMVAAGKLDASERTSFLADMTDEVGRLVLEDNIDQNILLLNDRARVAEWSPSYERLMDWLEKSADLKRDLEALPTTDTLRERLEQGQGLTSPELSVLAAYAKIELGSALRDSDLADDPWFRKTIRSYFPKQLRERFDAELDTHPLRREIIATVVANDMINLGGITFAFRTMEETSATEVAVAKAFVALREIYELDSMVQELNALPASFPTEHWSTVHLDIRRLLDRAVRWLLSQGNASKPISEIVAEFKPMMDPMRARVLDYLRGGDKERVTAWLEKARAWGLPETLAHRWAELFESFVLLDIAKIAQSRETRVEEVSHVYYTVFDRFHVDSLLERITALPRDDRWRALARAALRDDLYSTVADMTTSVLETTDAGLDAEARLRAWEGLNAEQLGRAKSMFDEVNALEADDMASLSVALRLLRSIVRR
- a CDS encoding Rv3235 family protein, with the translated sequence MSPTSAVPARPNAVPTVPSPVSQAVHVADLDQKIRTLARSIAQAAVEVLAGTRPVQQLSRSLDPRCLSALQHRAALTRAHAGRSRIHRSPMVRSVHLCAVREGVYEASIVVWEEHRSRAVAMRLEGSNSAWKVTALEIG
- a CDS encoding SAF domain-containing protein produces the protein MSVATAAAAARLKKPSWKDPRLLVGILLVLASLAGVIALVGSADHTVQVYAARESIAVGQQVNKDDLAIVKVRLDDVEPSYVTVEDGLPEGRVAVQRIAKNQLVPQESLGAADALNRKPVAISIQESLPSQVVAGSRVDVWVANPDARNGFDAPHLLLPGAEIAQVTEGASTLGASKEKVVLVLVTDDQMPKLLGAQANKAKIAVVWNPGGAGK